From Amycolatopsis sp. YIM 10, the proteins below share one genomic window:
- a CDS encoding RNA polymerase sigma factor, protein MDDALLRGLTPSVLGILVRRGADFAAAEDAVQDALVEAIRVWPSDPPRDPKGWLVTVAWRRFLDMTRANTARRRREDVVDEEPAPEPVSAVDDTLQLYFLCAHPSLTPSSAVALTLRAVGGLTTRQIAQAYLVPESTMAQRISRAKRTVSGMRFVQPGDVGTVLRVLYLVFNEGYSGDVDLAAEAIRLTRQLAAAIDHPEVAGLLALMLLHHARRPSRTAPDGSLIPLAEQDRGQWDTGAIAEGVEVLQAALARDRLGEFQAQAAIAALHADAPTAEETDWVQIVEWYDELTRLTDNPVVRLNRAVAVGEADGPRAGLAALATLDDSLPRHTAVAAHLHERDGNLAMAAQLYGEAAQKATNLAEREHLTKQAARLNADLRR, encoded by the coding sequence ATGGACGACGCACTGCTCCGCGGCCTCACGCCGAGCGTGCTCGGAATCCTCGTCCGCCGCGGAGCCGACTTCGCGGCGGCCGAGGACGCCGTGCAGGACGCGCTGGTGGAGGCGATCCGCGTCTGGCCGTCGGACCCGCCGCGGGATCCGAAGGGCTGGCTGGTCACCGTGGCGTGGCGGCGGTTCCTGGACATGACCAGGGCGAACACCGCACGCCGCCGTCGTGAGGACGTGGTGGACGAGGAGCCGGCGCCCGAGCCCGTGTCCGCCGTTGACGACACGCTCCAGCTCTACTTCCTGTGCGCGCACCCGTCGCTGACGCCGTCGTCCGCGGTCGCGCTGACGCTGCGCGCGGTCGGCGGGCTGACCACCCGCCAGATCGCGCAGGCCTACCTGGTGCCCGAGTCGACCATGGCGCAGCGCATCAGCCGGGCCAAGCGCACGGTGTCCGGGATGCGGTTCGTCCAGCCCGGCGACGTCGGCACCGTGTTGCGCGTGCTCTACCTGGTCTTCAACGAGGGCTATTCCGGTGACGTCGACCTGGCCGCCGAGGCCATCCGGCTGACCAGGCAGCTCGCGGCCGCGATCGACCACCCGGAGGTGGCCGGGCTGCTCGCGCTCATGCTGCTGCACCACGCCCGTCGCCCCAGCAGGACCGCGCCCGACGGCAGCCTGATCCCGCTCGCCGAGCAGGACCGCGGCCAGTGGGACACCGGCGCGATCGCCGAGGGCGTGGAAGTCCTGCAGGCGGCGCTGGCGCGCGACCGGCTGGGCGAGTTCCAGGCCCAGGCCGCCATCGCCGCCCTGCACGCCGACGCCCCGACCGCGGAGGAGACCGACTGGGTGCAGATCGTCGAGTGGTACGACGAGCTGACGCGCCTGACCGACAACCCGGTCGTCCGGCTCAACCGCGCGGTAGCCGTCGGCGAGGCCGACGGCCCGCGAGCGGGCCTCGCCGCCCTCGCCACCCTGGACGACTCGCTGCCCCGGCACACCGCCGTCGCCGCCCACCTCCACGAACGCGATGGCAACCTGGCGATGGCCGCCCAGCTCTACGGCGAAGCAGCCCAGAAAGCCACGAACCTGGCCGAACGCGAACACCTGACGAAGCAAGCCGCCCGGCTCAACGCCGACCTCAGGCGATAG
- a CDS encoding YciI family protein → MAKYLLLKHYRGAPAAVNDVPMEKWTPEEISAHLQYMRDFADRLRETGEFVGEQALSPEGTFVRYDGEGRPPVTDGPFAETKDLIAGWMIIDVDSYERAVELAGELSAAPGANGDPIHEWLELRPFYGVSPAITE, encoded by the coding sequence ATGGCCAAGTACCTGCTGCTCAAGCACTACCGCGGCGCTCCGGCGGCGGTCAACGACGTGCCGATGGAGAAGTGGACGCCGGAGGAGATCTCCGCGCACCTGCAGTACATGCGTGATTTCGCGGACCGGCTGCGGGAGACCGGCGAATTCGTCGGCGAGCAGGCGCTCTCCCCCGAGGGCACCTTCGTCCGGTACGACGGTGAGGGCCGCCCGCCGGTGACCGACGGGCCGTTCGCCGAGACCAAGGACCTCATCGCCGGCTGGATGATCATCGACGTGGACAGCTACGAGCGCGCCGTCGAACTGGCCGGGGAGCTGTCGGCCGCGCCGGGGGCGAACGGCGACCCGATCCACGAGTGGCTCGAACTGCGCCCGTTCTACGGCGTGTCGCCCGCCATCACGGAGTGA
- the pknB gene encoding Stk1 family PASTA domain-containing Ser/Thr kinase codes for MSTPRLLSNRYELGDTLGYGGMSEVHHGHDVRLGREVAIKILRADLARDPQFQERFRREAQNAAALNHPAIVAVYDTGETQTEYGPLPYIVMEFVSGRTLRDIVKTEGPMSQKRAMEVMADVCAALDFSHRHGIVHRDVKPANVMITTNGAVKVMDFGIARAIHDGQSAMTQTAAVIGTAQYLSPEQARGESVDARSDVYAAGCVLYELITGEPPFTGDSPVAVAYQHVREDPNPPSSVNPAVSPELDAVVLKALAKGPANRYQSAAEMRSDMVRTLSGQHPLAPMVMSEDERTQVMNSRRPPAAYDDGYAADDYDPVAEDRARRSKRNKILAALAVVGVLLVGAILYFADVFEQKPELVAVPAVKGQQEATAMDALRSAGLEPKKEPVICKAAQAGTEPPCSSDLIGKVVLTNPDVGAEVAKGTVVTVQIGTAPQKVKVPDLVGKEQGPAADEAKKAGFEIDSSVEEVETRDPNEYGKVIEQNPRSGVEAEQGTSIKLTVGKRPNQVLAQSQVGKKFSEAKKALEDLKLKVTRKDVTSDKPKDEVVAQNPVGGTVDEGALITLEVSTGAKEQISMPDLQGATLDQAKRELKEAGWSGQLVTLEDEVNDEDQEGRVTNSDPTSGSTITKDQTITLYIGKRDQPGGPSIPGLPGS; via the coding sequence ATGAGCACACCCCGACTGCTCTCCAATCGTTACGAGCTCGGCGACACGCTCGGCTACGGCGGCATGTCCGAGGTTCACCATGGGCATGACGTACGCCTCGGCCGCGAGGTCGCGATCAAGATCCTGCGTGCCGATCTGGCCAGGGATCCCCAGTTCCAGGAGCGGTTCCGGCGGGAGGCGCAGAACGCCGCCGCGCTGAACCACCCCGCCATCGTCGCCGTGTACGACACCGGCGAGACGCAGACCGAGTACGGTCCGCTGCCCTACATCGTGATGGAGTTCGTCTCCGGGCGCACGCTGCGTGACATCGTCAAGACCGAGGGTCCGATGTCGCAGAAGCGCGCGATGGAGGTGATGGCCGACGTCTGCGCGGCGCTGGACTTCTCGCACCGGCACGGCATCGTCCACCGCGACGTGAAGCCGGCCAACGTGATGATCACCACCAACGGCGCGGTCAAGGTGATGGACTTCGGCATCGCCCGCGCCATCCACGACGGCCAGTCCGCGATGACGCAGACCGCCGCGGTGATCGGCACCGCCCAGTACCTCTCCCCGGAGCAGGCGCGCGGGGAGTCGGTCGACGCCCGCAGCGACGTCTACGCCGCGGGCTGCGTGCTGTACGAGCTGATCACCGGGGAGCCGCCGTTCACCGGTGACTCGCCGGTCGCGGTCGCCTACCAGCACGTCCGGGAGGACCCGAACCCGCCGTCGTCGGTGAACCCGGCGGTGTCGCCGGAGCTGGACGCGGTGGTGCTGAAGGCGCTGGCCAAGGGCCCGGCGAACCGGTACCAGTCGGCCGCCGAGATGCGCTCGGACATGGTCCGCACGCTGTCCGGCCAGCACCCGCTCGCGCCGATGGTGATGTCGGAGGACGAGCGCACGCAGGTGATGAACAGCCGTCGCCCGCCGGCCGCCTACGACGACGGGTACGCCGCCGACGACTACGACCCGGTCGCGGAGGACAGGGCCAGACGCAGCAAGCGCAACAAGATCCTGGCCGCGCTCGCCGTGGTCGGCGTGCTGCTCGTCGGCGCGATCCTGTACTTCGCCGACGTGTTCGAGCAGAAGCCGGAACTGGTCGCGGTCCCGGCGGTCAAGGGCCAGCAGGAGGCGACCGCGATGGACGCGCTCCGCTCGGCCGGCCTGGAGCCGAAGAAGGAACCGGTCATCTGCAAGGCCGCGCAGGCTGGCACGGAGCCGCCGTGCAGCAGCGACCTGATCGGCAAGGTCGTGCTGACCAATCCCGACGTGGGCGCCGAGGTGGCCAAGGGCACCGTGGTGACCGTGCAGATCGGCACCGCGCCGCAGAAGGTCAAGGTGCCCGACCTGGTCGGCAAGGAGCAGGGCCCGGCGGCCGACGAAGCCAAGAAGGCCGGTTTCGAGATCGACTCGAGCGTCGAAGAGGTCGAGACCAGGGACCCGAACGAGTACGGCAAGGTCATCGAGCAGAACCCGCGGTCGGGCGTCGAGGCCGAGCAGGGCACCTCGATCAAGCTGACCGTCGGCAAGCGGCCGAACCAGGTGCTGGCGCAGAGCCAGGTCGGCAAGAAGTTCAGCGAGGCGAAGAAGGCGCTGGAAGACCTGAAGCTGAAGGTCACCCGCAAGGACGTCACCTCGGACAAGCCGAAGGACGAGGTCGTCGCGCAGAACCCGGTCGGCGGCACGGTCGACGAGGGCGCCCTGATCACGCTCGAGGTGTCCACCGGGGCCAAGGAGCAGATCTCCATGCCCGACCTGCAGGGCGCGACCCTGGACCAGGCGAAGCGGGAACTGAAGGAAGCCGGCTGGAGCGGTCAGCTGGTCACCCTCGAGGACGAGGTGAACGACGAGGACCAGGAGGGCCGGGTCACCAACAGCGACCCGACCAGCGGCAGCACGATCACCAAGGACCAGACGATCACGCTGTACATCGGCAAGCGGGACCAGCCGGGTGGCCCGTCCATCCCCGGTCTGCCGGGCAGCTAG
- a CDS encoding protein kinase, producing the protein MLSTGQLLAERYRLTSRIAVGGMGEVWQASDTRLDRTVAVKVLKAELSGDAEFLHRFRTEARTTASLNHAGIAAVHDYGETVADELSIAYLVMELVEGDPLAGILAKQGRISPEFTLDLLEQAGRALQAAHERGLVHRDVKPGNILVTPAGQVKLTDFGIAKAADAAPVTRNGMVMGTAHYIAPEQALGHAAEPASDVYSLAVCGYECLTGYRPFLSENAVTVAMMHIRDIPPPLPPDVPPGLRALIEATLVKDPRQRYNNGGEFANAVAAVRAGRPLPTPLGLASAYAQASGQPLPVNSHAPVGPVSHPAIQPVPPPAHQPGPATGVGPMVPPRRRSHTGLWILLALVIVAVLVTAALVVPKLLSGPERTTPSGNVETSEPGYEPTVERPAKPSQGPPHHTPQPGPGQNEGGDNATEGSVRSPGDDGLPGMMDPTWMERNGTHR; encoded by the coding sequence ATGCTGTCCACGGGTCAGCTGCTCGCCGAGCGCTACCGGCTCACCAGCCGGATCGCGGTCGGCGGCATGGGTGAGGTCTGGCAGGCCAGCGACACCCGGCTCGACCGCACCGTGGCGGTGAAGGTGCTCAAGGCGGAGCTGTCCGGGGACGCGGAGTTCCTGCACCGCTTCCGCACCGAGGCCAGGACGACGGCCTCGCTCAACCACGCCGGGATCGCCGCGGTGCACGACTACGGCGAGACCGTCGCCGACGAGCTGAGCATCGCCTACCTGGTGATGGAGCTGGTCGAGGGCGACCCGCTGGCCGGGATACTGGCCAAGCAGGGCCGGATCTCCCCCGAGTTCACCCTGGACCTGCTGGAACAGGCCGGGCGCGCGCTGCAGGCGGCGCACGAGCGCGGGCTGGTCCACCGGGACGTCAAGCCGGGCAACATCCTGGTCACCCCGGCCGGTCAGGTGAAGCTGACCGACTTCGGCATCGCCAAGGCGGCCGACGCGGCGCCGGTCACCCGCAACGGCATGGTTATGGGCACCGCCCACTACATCGCGCCGGAGCAGGCGCTCGGCCACGCCGCCGAACCCGCCAGTGACGTCTACTCGCTGGCGGTCTGCGGGTACGAGTGCCTCACCGGATACCGGCCGTTCCTGTCCGAGAACGCGGTGACGGTCGCCATGATGCACATCCGCGACATCCCGCCCCCGTTGCCGCCGGACGTACCGCCCGGCCTGCGCGCGCTGATCGAGGCGACGCTGGTCAAGGACCCGCGGCAGCGCTACAACAACGGCGGCGAGTTCGCGAACGCGGTGGCCGCGGTCCGGGCGGGGCGGCCGCTGCCGACGCCGCTGGGGCTCGCCTCGGCCTACGCGCAGGCTTCCGGCCAGCCGTTGCCGGTAAACTCGCACGCGCCGGTCGGTCCCGTTTCGCACCCGGCTATCCAGCCGGTACCGCCGCCGGCGCACCAGCCCGGCCCGGCTACCGGGGTCGGGCCGATGGTCCCGCCACGGCGGCGCAGTCACACCGGTCTGTGGATCCTGCTGGCACTGGTGATCGTCGCGGTGCTGGTGACGGCCGCGCTGGTGGTTCCGAAGCTGTTGAGCGGTCCCGAGCGCACCACACCGTCGGGGAACGTCGAGACCAGTGAACCGGGGTACGAGCCGACGGTGGAACGGCCGGCGAAGCCCAGCCAGGGCCCGCCGCACCACACGCCCCAACCGGGGCCGGGTCAGAACGAGGGCGGGGACAACGCAACGGAGGGTTCGGTGCGTTCACCCGGAGACGACGGCTTGCCAGGGATGATGGACCCAACATGGATGGAACGGAACGGCACGCACCGATGA
- a CDS encoding penicillin-binding protein 2 — translation MNTPLRRVGVTMLVMLLLLLVNATYVQFIKADDYRTDSRNARVLLDEYSRQRGKIIAASNGQVLAGIEPTDDKYKFLRTYPGGAMYAPVTGFYSIRYGAGGMERAQDEVLNGSDPRLFVRRLSDMVTGRDPRGGNVALTINPAVQKAAYEGMTKKGYTGALVALDPKTGEILAMVSTPSYDPSALASHDGKEMEKAWTGFDADPSKPMLNRAISETYPPGSTFKIVTTAAALEDGMKPDSQVTTAANVKLPGTNADLENFGGATCQGSTLKDALAYSCNTAFAEIAGGLGKDKLTETAEKFGIGQTDLTVPMRVAPSGLGDLAGKPQLYQSGIGQRDVRLTPLQVALLSSAVANGGTAMKPQLIKSLLAQDLSEMEKISPEELTGDPAMSSANAAILRDMMLASEANTKGGGKNDALKIASKTGTAEHGSDPKATPPHAWYTAFAPADDPKIALAVIVESGGDRGLAATGGTVAAEIGRSAIAAALGGG, via the coding sequence ATGAACACACCACTGCGCCGCGTCGGCGTGACCATGCTCGTGATGCTGCTGCTGCTACTGGTGAACGCCACCTACGTGCAGTTCATCAAGGCCGACGACTACCGCACCGACAGCCGCAACGCGCGGGTCCTGCTCGACGAGTACTCCCGCCAGCGCGGCAAGATCATCGCGGCGTCCAACGGCCAGGTGCTGGCCGGGATCGAGCCGACCGACGACAAGTACAAGTTCCTCCGCACCTATCCCGGCGGTGCGATGTACGCCCCGGTCACCGGCTTCTACTCGATCCGGTACGGCGCCGGCGGCATGGAGCGCGCCCAGGACGAGGTGCTCAACGGCTCCGACCCGCGGCTGTTCGTGCGGCGGCTGTCGGACATGGTCACCGGGCGCGACCCGCGTGGCGGGAACGTGGCGCTGACCATCAACCCCGCCGTGCAGAAGGCCGCCTACGAGGGCATGACCAAGAAGGGCTACACCGGCGCGCTGGTGGCCTTGGACCCGAAGACCGGCGAGATCCTGGCCATGGTGTCCACCCCCTCCTACGACCCGAGCGCGCTCGCCTCGCACGACGGCAAGGAGATGGAGAAGGCCTGGACCGGCTTCGACGCCGACCCGAGCAAGCCGATGCTGAACCGGGCCATCTCGGAGACCTATCCGCCGGGCTCCACCTTCAAGATCGTCACCACCGCGGCCGCGCTCGAGGACGGCATGAAGCCGGACAGCCAGGTCACCACCGCGGCCAACGTGAAACTGCCCGGCACCAACGCCGACCTGGAGAACTTCGGCGGCGCGACCTGCCAGGGCAGCACGCTCAAGGACGCGCTGGCCTACTCGTGCAACACCGCCTTCGCCGAGATCGCCGGCGGGCTGGGCAAGGACAAGCTGACCGAGACCGCGGAGAAGTTCGGCATCGGCCAGACCGATCTGACCGTGCCGATGCGGGTCGCCCCCTCCGGCCTCGGTGACCTGGCGGGCAAGCCGCAGCTGTACCAGAGCGGGATCGGCCAGCGCGACGTCCGGCTGACCCCGCTGCAGGTGGCGCTGCTGTCCTCGGCGGTGGCCAACGGCGGTACCGCGATGAAGCCGCAGCTGATCAAGTCGCTGCTGGCCCAGGACCTGTCCGAGATGGAGAAGATCAGCCCCGAGGAGCTGACCGGCGACCCGGCGATGTCCTCGGCCAACGCGGCCATCCTGCGCGACATGATGCTCGCGTCGGAGGCCAACACCAAGGGTGGCGGCAAGAACGACGCGCTGAAGATCGCTTCCAAGACCGGCACCGCCGAGCACGGCAGCGACCCGAAGGCCACCCCGCCGCACGCCTGGTACACCGCCTTCGCCCCGGCCGACGACCCGAAGATCGCGCTCGCCGTGATCGTCGAGTCCGGTGGGGACCGCGGCCTCGCCGCGACCGGTGGCACGGTGGCCGCCGAAATCGGCCGGTCCGCCATCGCCGCCGCGCTCGGGGGTGGATGA
- a CDS encoding FtsW/RodA/SpoVE family cell cycle protein: MGQPNSDPAGQYVTNPPRELPTRRGTELAMLGFASAIVTAAFMLVEANQEQELSFAILWYGLAYMAILTVAHLAVRKWAPYADPLILPCVALLNGLGLVMIYRIDLARAEKALQAGKEFSANAPKQVMWTVIALALFLAVLLLIKDHRTLTRYAYTFGLVGIIALALPALLPSSLSEVNGAKVWLKLGIFSIQPGEFAKILLMIFFASFLVSKRDLFMAAGKRVLGIELPRARDLGPILIAAVACLGILVFEKDLGTSLLFFGVVLMMLYVATERIIWVILGLGLFFGGCLIAFQLFTHVQQRVANWMDPLATYDDPGGGYQIAQGLFGLGTGGVGGTGLGAGRPEMVPESSTDFITAAIGEELGFIGLCAILMVYLILAMRGMRSALAVRDTFGKLLGGGLSFAIVMQLFVIVGGVTKLIPMTGITTPFLSYGGSSLLANYILVALLLRISDAARRPQTSAKPRPQQQAPLAEAHTVMVERPK, from the coding sequence ATGGGCCAGCCCAACTCCGATCCCGCCGGTCAGTACGTCACCAATCCCCCGCGTGAACTGCCGACCCGACGCGGAACGGAACTGGCGATGCTGGGCTTCGCCTCGGCCATCGTCACCGCGGCGTTCATGCTGGTGGAGGCGAACCAGGAGCAGGAACTCAGCTTCGCCATCCTCTGGTACGGGCTGGCGTACATGGCGATTCTCACCGTGGCGCATCTCGCGGTGCGCAAGTGGGCGCCCTACGCCGACCCGTTGATCCTGCCGTGCGTGGCCCTGCTCAACGGGCTGGGCCTGGTGATGATCTATCGGATCGACCTGGCCAGGGCCGAGAAGGCACTGCAGGCCGGCAAGGAGTTCTCGGCCAACGCGCCCAAGCAGGTGATGTGGACGGTCATCGCGCTGGCCTTGTTCCTGGCCGTGCTGCTGCTGATCAAGGACCACCGCACGCTGACCCGCTACGCCTACACCTTCGGCCTGGTCGGCATCATCGCGCTGGCCCTGCCCGCGCTGCTGCCCAGCTCGTTGTCCGAGGTCAACGGCGCGAAGGTGTGGCTGAAGCTCGGCATCTTCTCCATCCAGCCCGGTGAGTTCGCGAAGATCCTGCTGATGATCTTCTTCGCGTCCTTCCTGGTGTCGAAGCGCGATCTGTTCATGGCGGCGGGCAAGCGGGTGCTGGGCATCGAACTGCCGCGCGCCCGCGACCTCGGCCCGATCCTGATCGCCGCGGTGGCCTGCCTCGGCATCCTGGTCTTCGAGAAGGACCTCGGCACCTCGCTGCTGTTCTTCGGCGTGGTCCTGATGATGCTCTACGTAGCCACCGAGCGGATCATTTGGGTGATCCTCGGCCTCGGGCTGTTCTTCGGCGGCTGCCTCATCGCCTTCCAGCTGTTCACGCACGTACAACAGCGTGTGGCGAACTGGATGGACCCGCTGGCCACCTACGACGACCCCGGTGGCGGCTACCAGATCGCCCAGGGCCTGTTCGGCCTGGGCACCGGCGGGGTCGGTGGCACCGGCCTCGGTGCCGGGCGCCCGGAAATGGTGCCCGAGTCCAGCACCGACTTCATCACCGCGGCGATCGGCGAGGAGCTCGGCTTCATCGGGCTCTGCGCGATCCTGATGGTCTACCTGATCCTGGCGATGCGCGGTATGCGCAGCGCGCTGGCCGTGCGCGACACCTTCGGCAAGCTGCTCGGCGGTGGCCTGTCCTTCGCCATCGTGATGCAGTTGTTCGTGATCGTCGGCGGGGTCACCAAGCTGATCCCGATGACCGGTATCACCACCCCGTTCCTGTCCTACGGTGGTTCGTCGCTGCTGGCGAACTACATCCTGGTCGCCCTGCTGCTGCGGATCTCCGACGCCGCGCGGCGCCCGCAGACCAGTGCGAAGCCGCGCCCGCAGCAACAGGCGCCGCTGGCCGAAGCCCATACGGTGATGGTGGAGCGTCCGAAATGA
- a CDS encoding PP2C family serine/threonine-protein phosphatase, translating to MTLVLRYAARSDRGLVRSNNQDSVYAGPRLLALADGMGGHAAGEVASKVVIASLAPLDDDEPGDDLLSQLRDAVAAGNGAIAELVANDPDLDGMGTTLTAVLFSGSRLGLVHVGDSRAYLLRDGQFTQITRDDSFVNELLEQGRITEEEAATHPQRSLLLKALTGHEVEPSLTVREARAGDRYLVCSDGLSGMVSDETMAEAMRIPDPQDCADRMIELALKGGGTDNVTVIIADVVDIDYGENAPIVGGAAGDGSDDYNHQGDSPAARARALTQPQPQPRRQDSPPPPDPKAKRRKLFRIFGVLILVLVVLAAGVIATRYWVLSQYYVGAGANDEVVIYQGVSGSVLGLDLQEQVEDSCAPGANLCDRLLLSDLQEAPREDVRNGVRMDSLAAARDYIDSLWDKRLPICPEPPSQGGGIPGEVPGSGGGLIGGFGAQQQTPVQPPPSESAPPADQSSTPVDPPSPDRPGVDCRLATGGVR from the coding sequence ATGACCCTCGTCCTCCGCTACGCGGCCCGCAGCGACCGTGGCCTGGTGCGATCCAACAACCAGGACTCCGTCTACGCCGGCCCCCGCCTGCTCGCTCTGGCCGACGGCATGGGCGGGCACGCCGCCGGTGAAGTCGCCAGCAAGGTCGTCATCGCCTCCCTGGCGCCACTCGACGACGACGAACCCGGTGACGACCTGCTCTCGCAGCTGCGTGACGCGGTCGCCGCCGGCAACGGCGCCATCGCCGAACTGGTGGCCAACGACCCCGACCTGGACGGCATGGGCACCACGCTCACCGCGGTGCTGTTCTCCGGCTCGCGGCTCGGCCTGGTGCACGTCGGCGACTCGCGCGCCTACCTGCTGCGCGACGGGCAGTTCACCCAGATCACCCGTGACGACAGCTTCGTCAACGAACTGCTCGAACAGGGCCGCATCACCGAGGAGGAGGCGGCCACCCACCCGCAGCGGTCGCTGCTGCTCAAGGCGCTGACCGGGCACGAGGTGGAACCGAGCCTGACCGTGCGCGAGGCCCGTGCCGGTGACCGCTACCTGGTCTGCTCCGACGGGCTGTCCGGCATGGTCAGCGACGAGACCATGGCCGAGGCCATGCGCATCCCGGACCCGCAGGACTGCGCGGACCGGATGATCGAGCTGGCGCTCAAGGGCGGCGGCACGGACAACGTCACGGTGATCATCGCCGACGTGGTGGACATCGACTACGGCGAGAACGCGCCGATCGTCGGCGGAGCCGCGGGCGACGGCAGTGACGACTACAACCACCAGGGTGACTCCCCCGCCGCGCGGGCCAGGGCGCTGACCCAGCCCCAGCCCCAGCCGCGGCGCCAGGACTCCCCGCCGCCCCCGGACCCGAAGGCCAAGCGCCGGAAGCTGTTCCGCATCTTCGGTGTGCTGATCCTGGTGCTGGTGGTGCTCGCCGCCGGGGTCATCGCGACCAGGTACTGGGTGCTGAGCCAGTACTACGTCGGCGCGGGCGCGAACGACGAAGTGGTCATCTACCAGGGGGTTTCCGGCAGCGTGCTGGGTCTGGACCTGCAGGAGCAGGTGGAGGACTCGTGTGCGCCCGGCGCCAACCTGTGCGACCGGCTGCTGCTGTCCGACCTGCAGGAGGCCCCGCGCGAGGACGTGCGCAACGGGGTGCGGATGGACAGCCTGGCCGCGGCCCGCGACTACATCGACTCGCTGTGGGACAAGCGGCTGCCGATCTGCCCCGAGCCCCCGAGCCAGGGCGGCGGCATCCCGGGTGAGGTGCCGGGTTCCGGTGGCGGCCTGATCGGCGGCTTCGGCGCCCAGCAGCAGACCCCGGTCCAGCCGCCGCCGTCCGAATCGGCACCCCCGGCCGACCAGTCCTCCACGCCGGTTGACCCCCCGAGTCCGGATCGCCCGGGGGTGGACTGCCGGCTCGCCACGGGCGGCGTCCGCTGA
- a CDS encoding FHA domain-containing protein gives MPELVVQLTRVGFLVLLWLFVLAALRVVRSDLYAASGLRVALPSLRRNKEKKPPRGGKVPRQMVVTHGALAGTRIALDGRPILIGRADDSTLVLDDDYASTRHARISLRGEDWYVEDLGSTNGTYLDRAKVTAPLRVPLGVPIRIGKTVIELRP, from the coding sequence GTGCCAGAGCTGGTCGTTCAACTGACCAGGGTGGGATTTCTCGTCCTGCTCTGGCTGTTCGTGCTGGCCGCGCTTCGGGTGGTCCGCTCCGATCTGTACGCGGCCTCCGGCCTGCGCGTGGCCTTGCCGAGCCTGCGCCGGAACAAGGAGAAGAAGCCACCGCGTGGCGGGAAGGTGCCCCGGCAGATGGTGGTCACGCACGGGGCGCTGGCCGGCACGCGGATCGCGCTGGACGGCCGCCCGATCCTGATCGGGCGCGCCGACGACTCGACCCTGGTGCTCGACGACGACTACGCATCGACCCGGCACGCACGTATTTCACTGCGCGGGGAAGACTGGTACGTGGAAGATCTGGGCTCGACGAACGGGACCTACCTCGACCGGGCTAAGGTCACAGCACCCCTCCGAGTACCTCTCGGGGTCCCCATCCGGATCGGCAAGACGGTGATCGAGCTTCGCCCATGA